The following are encoded in a window of Gramella sp. MT6 genomic DNA:
- the pckA gene encoding phosphoenolpyruvate carboxykinase (ATP), whose product MVDNTQITKTISLEDYGIKNATVHYQLSPQELHEETLRLGQGVESSFGALAINTGEFTGRSPKDRFIVKDEVTKDKVWWGDINIPFDPEKFDKLYSKVVDYLGGKEIYARDAYACADDKYRLNIRVVNEYPWSNLFSFNMFLRAEDNELENFKEDWLIINAPGFKADPESDGTRQENFAILNFSKKIALIGGTGYTGEIKKGIFSALNFILPVYKNTLPMHCSANVGEEGDTAIFFGLSGTGKTTLSADPERKLIGDDEHGWTEENTIFNFEGGCYAKVINLSEENEPDIYRAIKPGAILENVVLDENGDVDFENTSITQNTRVSYPIHHIDNIQEPSSGKNPKNIFFLTADAFGVLPPISKLTPGQAAYHFISGYTAKVAGTEAGVDEPVPSFSACFGAPFMPLHPTKYAEMLSKKMKAANVNVWLVNTGWTGGPYGVGSRMKLKYTREMISSALEGKLDDVEYETHEIFGLKMPRTCEGVPSEVLNPKNTWSDKDAYDRKAKELSNFFRKNFSKFEEYANEEIMNGAPVE is encoded by the coding sequence ATGGTCGACAACACTCAAATTACGAAAACGATTTCGTTAGAGGATTACGGGATCAAAAATGCCACAGTACATTATCAGCTATCTCCACAGGAACTTCACGAGGAAACTTTAAGACTTGGTCAGGGAGTTGAAAGCTCTTTTGGTGCCTTAGCGATAAATACTGGTGAATTTACAGGTAGATCTCCCAAAGACAGATTCATTGTGAAAGATGAGGTTACCAAAGACAAGGTTTGGTGGGGAGATATTAATATTCCATTTGATCCGGAAAAGTTCGATAAATTATATAGCAAAGTGGTAGACTATCTTGGAGGAAAAGAGATTTATGCCAGAGATGCTTACGCTTGTGCAGACGATAAATACCGTTTAAATATCCGCGTAGTGAACGAATACCCGTGGTCAAACCTTTTTTCTTTTAATATGTTTCTTCGTGCAGAAGATAACGAACTTGAGAATTTTAAGGAAGACTGGTTGATCATAAACGCTCCCGGATTTAAAGCAGACCCTGAGAGCGATGGAACCCGTCAGGAGAATTTTGCTATTCTTAATTTCAGTAAGAAGATAGCCCTTATAGGTGGTACCGGATATACCGGTGAGATTAAAAAAGGAATTTTCTCAGCACTGAATTTTATCCTTCCGGTTTATAAGAATACACTTCCTATGCATTGCTCAGCCAATGTTGGTGAAGAAGGGGATACCGCTATTTTCTTCGGATTGTCTGGGACTGGAAAAACAACCCTTTCCGCAGATCCTGAAAGAAAATTGATAGGAGATGATGAGCATGGATGGACAGAGGAAAATACCATTTTCAACTTTGAAGGAGGATGTTATGCTAAGGTTATAAATCTATCCGAAGAAAATGAGCCTGATATTTATCGGGCTATTAAACCAGGGGCAATCCTGGAAAACGTGGTTCTTGATGAAAATGGTGATGTAGATTTTGAAAATACCAGTATTACTCAGAATACAAGGGTAAGTTATCCTATTCACCATATAGATAATATCCAGGAACCTTCTTCAGGGAAGAATCCTAAAAATATATTTTTCCTAACCGCTGATGCTTTCGGAGTATTACCTCCAATTAGCAAACTTACCCCGGGACAGGCGGCATACCATTTTATAAGTGGTTATACTGCTAAGGTTGCGGGAACTGAAGCTGGTGTAGACGAGCCAGTACCGAGTTTTTCAGCCTGTTTTGGCGCACCTTTTATGCCATTGCATCCTACAAAATATGCAGAGATGCTTAGTAAGAAAATGAAAGCTGCGAATGTGAATGTTTGGCTGGTTAATACTGGCTGGACCGGCGGACCATATGGTGTGGGAAGCAGGATGAAACTTAAATATACAAGAGAAATGATAAGCTCTGCATTAGAAGGGAAACTGGATGATGTTGAGTATGAAACTCACGAAATTTTTGGTTTAAAAATGCCTAGGACCTGTGAAGGAGTGCCTTCAGAAGTTTTAAATCCAAAAAATACCTGGTCAGATAAAGATGCTTATGACCGTAAAGCAAAAGAACTATCTAATTTCTTCAGAAAGAACTTCAGTAAATTCGAGGAATATGCGAATGAGGAAATTATGAATGGCGCCCCTGTCGAATAG
- a CDS encoding Lrp/AsnC ligand binding domain-containing protein, whose amino-acid sequence MKIVNDNVKLDGIDKTILNFLMKDAKKPILEIAKNIGITGAAVHQRLRKLEKSGLIEGSKMMLDARLLGYKTMAFVGVYLDKAVSNPQAVKQLSEIPEVIECHYTTGNWSIFLKILCRDNEHLMHVLNKNIQAIDGVSRTETFISLNQQIDRQIKI is encoded by the coding sequence ATGAAAATTGTCAATGATAATGTTAAGCTGGACGGGATAGATAAGACCATACTTAATTTCCTGATGAAAGACGCTAAAAAACCGATTCTTGAGATTGCCAAGAATATTGGTATTACTGGTGCGGCAGTACATCAGAGATTAAGAAAACTGGAAAAATCTGGTTTGATCGAAGGATCTAAAATGATGCTGGATGCAAGGCTACTAGGTTATAAAACGATGGCTTTTGTCGGGGTGTATCTGGACAAAGCGGTTAGTAATCCTCAAGCGGTTAAACAGCTAAGTGAGATCCCGGAAGTTATAGAATGTCATTACACAACAGGTAACTGGTCTATATTTTTAAAGATCCTTTGCCGGGACAATGAACATTTAATGCATGTTCTTAATAAGAATATCCAGGCAATTGATGGGGTTTCACGAACAGAAACTTTTATATCGCTGAATCAACAAATAGATCGGCAGATAAAGATCTAA
- a CDS encoding zinc metallopeptidase: protein MMGYYIIAGLIFLVSMYVSNRLKSKFKKYSKVHLQNGMSGKEIAEKMLRDNGIDDVKVISTPGMLSDHYNPSKKTVNLSEGVYSQKNAAAAAVAAHECGHAVQHAKAYSWLQMRSKLVPVVSVASKLSQWAIFGGLILMTMVGVGVGQTVLLIGIIMYAMGTLFSFITLPVEYDASKRALVWLETENMLTSAEHDAAEDSLKWAARTYVVAAVGSLATLLYFVGIFMGRD, encoded by the coding sequence ATGATGGGATATTATATAATTGCAGGACTTATTTTTTTAGTAAGTATGTATGTAAGCAACAGGCTTAAGAGTAAATTCAAGAAATACTCTAAAGTACATTTGCAGAATGGAATGAGCGGTAAGGAAATCGCCGAGAAAATGTTACGGGATAACGGAATAGATGATGTAAAAGTGATCTCCACCCCGGGAATGCTTTCAGATCATTATAATCCTTCAAAAAAGACCGTGAACTTAAGTGAAGGAGTGTACTCTCAAAAAAATGCTGCTGCAGCGGCTGTGGCAGCTCATGAATGCGGTCATGCCGTACAGCATGCTAAAGCTTATAGCTGGCTGCAAATGAGAAGTAAACTTGTGCCGGTGGTAAGTGTTGCGTCCAAATTATCGCAATGGGCCATTTTTGGAGGGCTTATTTTAATGACCATGGTCGGAGTTGGAGTAGGGCAAACAGTACTTCTCATTGGTATTATTATGTATGCCATGGGAACATTATTCAGTTTCATTACTTTACCGGTTGAATATGATGCCAGTAAACGAGCTCTAGTATGGCTTGAAACTGAAAATATGCTGACAAGCGCAGAACACGATGCCGCTGAAGATTCGTTGAAGTGGGCAGCAAGAACATACGTAGTAGCTGCCGTTGGTTCTTTAGCAACCCTTCTGTATTTCGTAGGGATATTTATGGGAAGAGACTAA
- a CDS encoding NAD-dependent epimerase/dehydratase family protein, with product MILVTGGTGLVGAHLLYELAQKYERLRAAIRPTSDIRLVRKVFGYYSDSATADILFNKIDWVQADINNIPALEEAFNGVEYVYHCAALISFDPSDEKKLRKINIEGTANIVNLCISNKIKKLCYVSSVAAIGSDLNAKEATETAKWNPEQHHNDYAISKYGAEIEVWRGTQEGLDAVIVNPGIIVGPGFWDSGSGKIFTRIDKGLRYHFPKISGFIGVKDVVKSMVKLMNSPIKNENYILVSENLSFKKVLKNTADYLNKPKPNKQLTKWMVTLGWIFQKIGSLFGAKREITRSSINGLFSATYYSNSKIKTDLDFEFTPVNQVLMETAEIYRSEN from the coding sequence ATGATTCTGGTAACAGGAGGAACTGGTTTAGTTGGCGCCCATCTATTATATGAATTGGCGCAAAAATACGAAAGGCTTAGAGCAGCTATAAGACCTACAAGCGATATTAGGCTTGTAAGAAAGGTTTTTGGTTATTATTCTGATTCTGCCACAGCTGACATTCTTTTCAATAAAATAGATTGGGTACAGGCAGATATCAATAATATCCCGGCTTTGGAAGAAGCATTTAATGGAGTAGAATATGTATACCACTGTGCGGCTCTTATTTCTTTCGACCCTTCAGATGAAAAGAAACTTCGCAAGATCAATATAGAGGGTACCGCCAATATTGTAAATCTCTGTATATCCAACAAGATCAAAAAACTTTGTTATGTGAGCAGTGTCGCGGCCATAGGCTCCGATTTAAATGCTAAAGAAGCCACTGAAACTGCCAAATGGAATCCTGAACAGCACCATAATGATTATGCCATTTCAAAATATGGTGCAGAGATAGAAGTCTGGAGAGGAACCCAGGAGGGGCTTGATGCCGTGATCGTGAATCCAGGAATCATCGTTGGACCAGGATTCTGGGATTCTGGCAGCGGGAAAATTTTCACAAGAATCGACAAGGGATTGAGATATCATTTCCCTAAAATTAGCGGATTTATAGGAGTGAAAGATGTGGTTAAAAGCATGGTAAAACTTATGAACTCGCCTATAAAAAATGAGAATTACATTCTTGTTTCAGAAAATCTGAGTTTTAAGAAGGTCCTGAAGAATACCGCAGATTATTTGAATAAACCTAAACCTAATAAACAGTTAACCAAGTGGATGGTCACTCTGGGATGGATATTTCAAAAAATTGGAAGTTTGTTCGGTGCTAAAAGAGAAATTACAAGATCATCTATTAATGGTCTTTTTTCTGCAACATATTATAGCAATTCAAAAATCAAAACCGATTTAGATTTTGAATTTACCCCGGTTAACCAGGTATTAATGGAAACAGCCGAAATTTACAGAAGTGAAAATTAA
- the pyrH gene encoding UMP kinase has protein sequence MQYNRILLKLSGEALMGNRQYGIDPEKLAEYADEIKSVVDKGVELAIVIGGGNIFRGVAGASRGMDRVQGDHMGMLATVINGLALQSALEDADIQTRLQSAIKINEVAEPFIRRKAIRHLEKGRVVIFGGGTGNPYFTTDSAAVLRAIEIKADVILKGTRVDGIYTSDPEKDKEATKFDFITFEDVIKKGLKVMDTTAFTLSQENELPIIVFDMNKPGNLLKVATGERVGTKVNL, from the coding sequence ATGCAATACAACAGAATACTTTTAAAACTATCAGGAGAAGCTTTGATGGGAAACCGCCAATATGGCATTGATCCAGAGAAGCTGGCAGAATATGCAGATGAAATCAAATCGGTAGTTGATAAAGGTGTTGAACTGGCCATAGTTATTGGTGGAGGGAACATTTTTCGCGGAGTTGCAGGAGCAAGCCGTGGAATGGACAGAGTGCAGGGTGACCACATGGGAATGCTTGCCACAGTGATCAACGGTCTTGCTTTACAAAGCGCCCTCGAAGATGCCGATATCCAGACCAGGTTACAATCAGCAATTAAGATCAACGAAGTTGCAGAACCTTTTATCCGCAGAAAAGCGATAAGACACCTTGAAAAAGGAAGAGTGGTTATTTTTGGAGGTGGAACAGGAAATCCATATTTCACTACAGATTCTGCAGCGGTGCTTAGAGCCATCGAGATCAAAGCCGATGTTATTCTAAAAGGTACCCGTGTAGACGGAATCTATACTTCAGATCCTGAAAAAGATAAAGAAGCGACTAAATTCGATTTTATTACATTTGAGGATGTAATTAAAAAAGGCTTGAAAGTTATGGATACCACTGCTTTCACTCTAAGCCAGGAAAATGAATTACCAATAATCGTGTTTGACATGAACAAACCCGGCAACCTTCTGAAAGTTGCCACAGGCGAGCGTGTTGGAACCAAAGTAAATCTATAA
- a CDS encoding DUF4296 domain-containing protein, with amino-acid sequence MTDNFRNTVLYLFLFLTLVSCQDLKKTEKPDDLIPEDKMVDVLTELALVNAARNYSKPKLESTGINPDEYIYEKFNIDSLQFERSNDYYTEKYDQYERIYDSVKVRLQIIKTRLDSLREIEVRIEDSIKLARKDSLRELDSLEVDSLKLDSIKSLKKDNLIQDKDSLNAPPVKFDSESNNRRD; translated from the coding sequence TTGACAGATAATTTCAGAAATACTGTTCTGTATCTTTTTTTATTCTTGACCTTAGTGTCCTGCCAGGATCTTAAGAAAACAGAGAAGCCGGATGATCTCATTCCTGAAGATAAAATGGTGGATGTTTTAACTGAATTAGCTTTGGTTAATGCTGCGCGTAATTATAGTAAACCAAAACTGGAAAGCACTGGTATTAATCCAGATGAGTATATCTATGAGAAATTCAATATAGATAGTCTCCAGTTTGAAAGAAGCAATGATTATTATACCGAAAAATACGATCAGTATGAGCGCATCTATGATAGCGTGAAAGTTAGGTTACAAATCATTAAAACCAGACTGGATTCCTTGCGGGAAATAGAAGTAAGGATAGAGGATAGTATCAAACTGGCCAGAAAAGATTCTTTGAGGGAATTGGATTCGTTGGAAGTGGATTCCTTAAAACTTGATTCCATAAAATCTTTAAAAAAGGATAATTTAATTCAGGATAAAGACAGCCTTAATGCTCCCCCGGTGAAGTTCGATAGTGAATCAAATAACCGCAGGGATTAA
- a CDS encoding saccharopine dehydrogenase family protein, with the protein MREILIVGAGKSTSVLINYLLKQADNENLFLRIGDIDVENAKKACNNHSKCEAFELDVFKKESREPAIKKADIIISMLPARFHIEVAKDCLKFGKNMVTASYISDEMKALDEEVKEKGLIFMNEIGVDPGIDHMSAMQVIDRIRDKGGKMLLFESFTGGLVAPESDNNLWNYKFTWNPRNVVVAGQGGVAEFIQEGKYKYIPYQRLFRRTEFLEIEGHGRFEGYANRNSLKYQSIYGLENALTLYRGTIRKVGFSRAWNMFVQLGMTDDSFEMKNSEEMSYRDFINSFLPYSPSDSVELKVRHNLKIDQDDIMWDKLIELDLFNPNKKLGIKNATPAQALQKILMDKWTLSSEDKDMIVMYHKFGYELNGEKKQIDSTMVHIGEDQSKTAMAKTVGLPVAMATLMILNGEIKTPGVQLPIKKEVYEPLLKKLEEQNIIFKEKETEYLGYNPFGEVGN; encoded by the coding sequence ATGCGAGAAATTTTAATTGTGGGAGCAGGAAAATCTACCTCTGTTCTCATAAATTACCTGCTAAAGCAGGCCGATAATGAAAACCTGTTTTTAAGAATAGGTGATATAGATGTCGAAAACGCTAAAAAAGCCTGCAATAACCACTCTAAATGCGAGGCTTTTGAACTGGACGTGTTTAAAAAAGAAAGTCGTGAACCTGCGATCAAAAAAGCAGATATCATCATTTCCATGTTACCCGCAAGGTTCCATATAGAAGTGGCCAAAGATTGTTTAAAATTTGGCAAAAATATGGTCACAGCCTCTTATATAAGTGATGAGATGAAGGCTTTGGATGAAGAGGTTAAGGAAAAAGGACTCATCTTTATGAACGAAATTGGCGTTGATCCCGGCATAGATCATATGAGTGCTATGCAGGTCATTGACCGGATAAGGGATAAAGGTGGTAAAATGCTGCTTTTCGAATCCTTCACAGGTGGACTGGTAGCCCCTGAAAGTGATAATAACCTTTGGAATTACAAATTTACCTGGAATCCACGAAATGTGGTTGTGGCGGGGCAAGGTGGTGTTGCTGAGTTTATTCAGGAAGGCAAATACAAATACATCCCCTATCAACGATTATTTAGAAGAACAGAATTTCTGGAAATCGAAGGTCATGGAAGATTCGAAGGCTACGCAAATAGAAATTCCTTGAAATACCAAAGTATATATGGACTGGAAAACGCACTTACCTTATATAGAGGGACGATAAGAAAAGTTGGATTTAGTCGTGCCTGGAATATGTTCGTGCAATTGGGAATGACAGATGACAGTTTCGAGATGAAAAATTCTGAAGAAATGAGTTACCGGGATTTCATCAATTCATTCCTCCCTTATTCGCCCAGTGACTCCGTGGAATTGAAAGTGAGACACAACCTGAAAATAGATCAGGACGATATCATGTGGGATAAACTTATAGAGCTAGACTTATTTAATCCTAATAAGAAATTAGGGATCAAGAATGCAACCCCCGCCCAGGCACTTCAAAAGATATTAATGGACAAATGGACGTTGTCTTCAGAGGATAAGGATATGATCGTGATGTATCACAAATTTGGATATGAACTAAACGGTGAAAAGAAACAAATAGATTCTACCATGGTTCATATTGGGGAAGACCAGTCTAAAACCGCCATGGCAAAAACTGTAGGTTTACCTGTGGCTATGGCTACTTTAATGATATTAAACGGCGAGATCAAAACTCCAGGGGTTCAATTACCTATTAAAAAAGAGGTTTATGAGCCCTTACTAAAGAAGCTCGAAGAGCAGAATATAATATTCAAAGAAAAAGAAACCGAATACCTGGGATATAATCCTTTTGGCGAGGTTGGCAATTAA
- a CDS encoding uroporphyrinogen-III synthase, translated as MKVKTILVSQPEPKVENSPYFELEEKQKVKIDFIPFIHVEGVPSKEVRQQKVDLANHTAIILTSRNAVDHFFRIAEEMRYKVPDTLKYFCLSEAVAYYLQKYVVYRKRKIYVGKRTFAELAPLIKKYKNEKFLLPSSDMLKPDVPKTLNKLGVEWKKAVFYRTVVSDLSHLKDVTYDILVFFSPSGIKSLFENFPDFKQNNTRIAVFGNTTIKAAKEHGLTVNIKAPTPETPSMTMAINKYICEVNKK; from the coding sequence ATGAAAGTGAAAACAATTTTGGTTTCTCAGCCAGAACCTAAGGTCGAAAATTCACCTTATTTTGAGCTAGAGGAAAAGCAAAAAGTTAAAATTGATTTCATCCCTTTTATCCATGTAGAAGGAGTTCCTTCTAAAGAAGTAAGACAGCAAAAAGTTGATCTTGCAAATCATACAGCCATCATACTTACTAGTAGAAATGCTGTGGATCATTTCTTTAGAATTGCCGAGGAAATGAGATACAAGGTACCAGACACTTTAAAGTATTTTTGCCTGAGTGAGGCCGTGGCCTACTACCTGCAAAAATATGTAGTGTACCGTAAAAGGAAGATCTATGTTGGGAAGAGAACTTTTGCTGAACTTGCGCCTCTTATCAAGAAATACAAGAACGAAAAGTTCCTTTTACCGTCTTCAGATATGCTGAAGCCAGATGTTCCTAAAACTTTGAACAAATTAGGAGTAGAATGGAAAAAAGCAGTGTTTTACAGAACAGTAGTAAGTGACCTTTCTCACCTGAAGGATGTAACTTATGATATTCTTGTTTTCTTTAGCCCAAGCGGAATCAAATCTCTTTTCGAGAACTTCCCGGACTTTAAACAAAATAATACCCGTATAGCTGTTTTTGGTAATACAACTATTAAAGCGGCGAAAGAACACGGTCTAACTGTTAATATTAAAGCTCCAACTCCTGAAACACCCAGTATGACCATGGCGATCAATAAATACATCTGTGAGGTCAATAAGAAATAA
- a CDS encoding dihydroorotase, translating to MKKVLIKNAKIVNEGKITDGDVFVEDGIIVEIAESISAKSPDVNIFDAEGTYLLPGLIDDQVHFREPGLTHKESIETGSKAAVAGGITSFIEMPNTLPQTTNMNELEEKFRIASETSYANYSFMFGGTNDNLSEIEKIDPKQVAALKLFLGSSTGNMLVDDEKVLEQIFKKSPVLIAVHCEDEATIKKNLEECVKRYGDDIPIELHPKIRSAEACYKSSSKAVALAKKTGARLHVFHVSTAKELSLFSNKKPLKDKKITAEVCIHHLWFNDSDYAKKGTYIKWNPAVKTKEDQEALLEALNDNRLDVLATDHAPHTKEEKKNVYTKAPSGGPLVQHALPALLQMHHQGKITLEKIVEKACHNPAILFQIEKRGFIREGYKADLVLVDLNSPWAVQPDNIYSKCQWSPFEGTTFKSRITHTFVNGNLVYKNFKHTPFAKNAEKLSFDR from the coding sequence ATGAAAAAGGTACTAATCAAGAACGCTAAAATAGTTAACGAAGGAAAGATTACAGATGGGGATGTATTCGTTGAAGATGGTATAATAGTAGAGATCGCTGAAAGCATTAGTGCTAAATCACCTGATGTAAATATTTTTGATGCCGAAGGCACTTATTTATTGCCGGGGCTTATAGATGATCAGGTGCATTTTAGAGAACCGGGGCTAACTCATAAGGAATCTATAGAAACAGGTTCCAAAGCTGCTGTGGCTGGAGGGATCACCTCTTTTATTGAAATGCCGAATACCCTTCCTCAAACTACCAATATGAATGAGCTGGAGGAGAAATTCAGAATAGCTTCTGAAACTTCTTATGCCAACTACTCTTTCATGTTTGGTGGGACTAACGATAACCTGAGTGAGATCGAAAAGATAGATCCCAAGCAGGTCGCGGCCTTGAAGTTGTTTTTAGGATCTTCTACCGGAAATATGCTGGTTGATGATGAAAAAGTGCTGGAGCAGATCTTTAAAAAATCTCCTGTTTTGATCGCTGTACATTGTGAAGATGAGGCGACCATCAAAAAGAATCTTGAAGAATGTGTGAAGAGATATGGGGATGATATTCCTATCGAGCTTCATCCAAAGATAAGAAGTGCTGAAGCCTGTTATAAATCTTCTTCTAAAGCAGTAGCTTTAGCTAAGAAAACAGGAGCCAGATTGCATGTTTTCCATGTTTCTACAGCCAAAGAACTAAGTCTTTTCAGTAATAAAAAGCCACTTAAGGATAAGAAGATCACAGCTGAGGTTTGTATACATCACCTATGGTTCAATGATTCAGATTATGCCAAAAAAGGAACTTATATAAAATGGAATCCTGCGGTAAAGACCAAGGAAGATCAGGAAGCTTTATTAGAAGCTTTGAACGATAACCGACTTGATGTTCTAGCTACAGATCACGCTCCTCATACTAAAGAGGAAAAGAAAAATGTTTATACCAAGGCTCCAAGTGGAGGTCCTCTGGTTCAGCATGCTTTACCTGCTTTGCTTCAAATGCATCATCAGGGCAAAATTACCCTTGAAAAGATCGTTGAAAAAGCATGTCATAACCCTGCTATTCTATTCCAGATAGAAAAAAGAGGATTTATCAGGGAAGGTTATAAAGCAGATCTGGTACTGGTAGATCTTAATTCACCATGGGCGGTACAGCCAGATAATATTTATTCAAAATGTCAATGGTCACCATTTGAAGGAACTACCTTTAAATCCAGGATCACACACACATTTGTGAATGGTAACCTGGTGTACAAGAATTTCAAACATACTCCATTCGCCAAGAATGCTGAAAAATTAAGTTTTGACAGATAA
- a CDS encoding DUF423 domain-containing protein: MHRRFLIAGAIFGLTAVILGAFAAHGLKETISADSLNSFETGVRFQMYHAFLLLILGGFDFLTEKRLNWIFYLLCSGILLFSGSIYLLSTSSLSEINFKSIALVTPLGGTLLILGWAILLLNFIKLKKK, encoded by the coding sequence ATGCACAGGAGATTTTTAATTGCCGGAGCGATTTTTGGATTAACCGCAGTAATATTAGGTGCTTTTGCCGCGCACGGATTAAAGGAAACAATTTCAGCGGATTCTTTAAATTCTTTTGAAACCGGAGTTCGATTTCAAATGTACCATGCGTTCTTATTATTGATTCTGGGCGGCTTTGATTTTCTGACTGAAAAAAGACTGAATTGGATCTTTTATTTACTCTGTTCAGGTATTTTATTATTTTCAGGATCTATTTATTTATTATCAACTAGTTCGCTGTCAGAAATTAATTTCAAATCTATAGCTTTAGTAACACCCCTTGGCGGAACCTTGCTAATACTAGGCTGGGCAATATTGTTGTTGAATTTCATAAAGTTAAAAAAGAAATAA
- a CDS encoding DUF4271 domain-containing protein encodes MQATERIYEYQDWITILFLSCFVILVVAKILFPQRFEEFTALLTSGKFIAFKGKENKAFHGFNILLLTLQAVSVSIFLFIIYRYFQEDQTSDLVTFIRIFTAYFCFVLIKAGIEKIIGNIFEIDEKIDYYIFQKFSYRNFISIFLLFASLFLIYTFYPTALIIGIIGGSAIIANAIGLIIIYRRNQSAIGANWFYFILYLCALEIAPYIILYKLITN; translated from the coding sequence ATGCAGGCAACTGAGAGAATTTATGAATATCAAGACTGGATCACCATTCTTTTCCTATCCTGTTTTGTTATTCTGGTAGTTGCCAAGATCTTGTTTCCCCAACGTTTTGAGGAATTTACCGCGCTACTGACCTCGGGCAAATTTATAGCCTTTAAGGGAAAGGAGAATAAAGCTTTTCATGGTTTTAACATTTTATTACTAACACTTCAGGCGGTTTCAGTTTCTATATTTCTTTTTATCATTTACCGCTACTTCCAGGAAGATCAAACTTCAGATCTGGTTACATTTATAAGGATCTTTACAGCATACTTCTGTTTTGTTCTTATCAAGGCTGGAATTGAAAAGATCATTGGAAATATCTTCGAAATTGATGAGAAAATAGACTATTATATTTTTCAGAAATTTAGTTATAGAAATTTCATTTCCATATTTCTTTTATTCGCATCTTTATTTTTAATTTACACATTCTACCCTACAGCTCTTATAATAGGCATAATAGGCGGTTCTGCAATTATTGCTAACGCTATCGGGCTTATTATCATTTACAGGAGAAATCAAAGTGCAATTGGCGCCAATTGGTTTTATTTTATTTTGTACCTTTGCGCACTTGAAATCGCCCCTTATATAATTTTGTATAAGCTAATTACAAACTAA
- a CDS encoding polyprenol monophosphomannose synthase codes for MGNGIIIIPTFNEIENIERIIRNVFSQRRKFHILVVDDNSPDGTATRVRTLQAEFPERLFLEERLGKEGLGTAYIHGFKWALKREYDYIFEMDADFSHNPNDLVRLYNTCKRDGADVAIGSRYITGVNVINWPMNRVLMSWLASRYVRFVTGMDIQDTTAGFVCYKREVLEAIDLDKIQFIGYAFQIEMKFKAHLLKYKIVEVPVIFTDRTRGTSKMSGSIISEAVFGVIKMKLKSLFNRKKV; via the coding sequence ATGGGAAATGGGATAATTATTATACCCACCTTTAATGAAATAGAGAATATAGAGCGCATTATAAGGAATGTGTTCTCGCAGAGACGTAAATTTCATATTCTGGTTGTAGATGATAATTCTCCCGATGGCACTGCTACCAGGGTTAGAACCCTTCAGGCAGAGTTTCCAGAGAGATTGTTCCTTGAAGAAAGATTGGGAAAAGAAGGCCTGGGCACCGCTTATATTCACGGTTTTAAATGGGCTTTAAAAAGAGAGTATGATTACATTTTTGAAATGGATGCAGATTTCTCTCATAATCCCAATGATCTGGTGAGGTTGTATAATACCTGTAAAAGGGATGGAGCAGATGTTGCTATTGGTTCCAGGTATATAACCGGAGTGAATGTTATCAACTGGCCCATGAACAGGGTATTAATGTCCTGGTTGGCATCAAGGTATGTAAGATTTGTGACCGGCATGGATATCCAGGATACCACCGCCGGGTTTGTTTGTTATAAAAGAGAAGTGCTGGAGGCAATAGATCTGGATAAAATTCAGTTTATAGGTTATGCTTTCCAGATCGAGATGAAGTTTAAGGCGCATCTTTTAAAATATAAAATAGTTGAAGTACCGGTAATATTTACAGATAGGACCCGGGGAACTTCAAAAATGAGCGGCTCCATTATTTCTGAAGCCGTATTTGGGGTAATAAAAATGAAGCTTAAAAGTCTGTTTAACAGGAAAAAGGTCTAA